In a single window of the Flavivirga spongiicola genome:
- a CDS encoding endonuclease/exonuclease/phosphatase family protein — MVLHFFIKDRTYDASLLFYLFPLPIIILIILILSLFLGKKRKYNLILAALLLVTWIGRSFRISFPSDIRETDMEIVFWNASRDNDFELAFSEHESIPDIMILTESNEKKFEGLRLKYPHFYFYETNSEIEIFSKIPLSIIKEETSKFHSTVVSFKAEDINFFVVDVSGSMDVPREWELEFVNSIIKETNKTVVLGDFNVPYESMHLEHIKSNFDHAFSEKGNGFRETWFWNIPLLSLDHIWVSKDLEILKAAKISTLKSDHSMIKAVVRK; from the coding sequence TTGGTTCTCCACTTTTTTATAAAAGATAGAACATATGATGCTTCATTATTGTTTTATTTATTTCCATTACCTATCATTATATTAATAATTCTGATACTTTCTCTTTTTCTTGGGAAGAAAAGAAAATACAATTTAATATTAGCGGCGTTATTATTAGTAACTTGGATTGGGAGAAGTTTCAGAATTAGTTTCCCTAGTGATATTAGAGAAACTGATATGGAAATTGTGTTTTGGAATGCTTCTCGGGATAATGATTTTGAATTGGCGTTTAGTGAGCATGAAAGCATTCCGGATATTATGATTTTGACCGAATCTAACGAAAAAAAATTTGAAGGACTGCGGTTAAAATACCCCCATTTTTATTTTTACGAAACAAATAGTGAAATTGAGATTTTTTCAAAAATACCATTAAGTATTATAAAAGAAGAAACATCCAAGTTTCATTCAACGGTTGTATCTTTTAAAGCGGAAGACATTAATTTTTTTGTAGTAGATGTGTCGGGAAGCATGGATGTACCTCGTGAATGGGAATTGGAATTTGTCAATTCAATAATTAAAGAAACAAATAAAACAGTGGTTCTTGGAGATTTTAATGTGCCTTATGAATCTATGCATTTAGAGCATATTAAATCAAATTTTGATCACGCTTTCTCGGAAAAAGGGAATGGTTTTAGAGAAACTTGGTTTTGGAATATTCCTTTGTTGTCACTCGACCATATCTGGGTATCCAAAGATCTGGAAATTCTTAAAGCTGCAAAAATTAGTACGCTTAAATCTGACCATAGTATGATTAAAGCAGTTGTTAGAAAATAG
- the fabF gene encoding beta-ketoacyl-ACP synthase II, whose amino-acid sequence MEIKRVVVTGLGALTPIGNTKDEFWEGLISGKSGAAPITYYDTEKFKTKFACELKGFNATDFLERKEARKMDKFAQYAMIASDEAIVDAKLNLDEVNKLRVGVIWGTGIGGLETFQQEVLNFAEGNGTPRFNPFFIPKMIADIAPANISIKHGFMGPNYTTVSACASSANAMFDALNSIRLGYCDVVVTGGSEAAVTIAGMGGFNAMHALSTRNESPETASRPFDGTRDGFVLGEGAGALVLEEYEHAKARGAKIYAEVAGGGLSSDAHHMTAPHPEGVGVVEVMKNCLENAKLKPEDVDHINTHGTSTPLGDVAELKAISKVFGNHAKNININSTKSMTGHLLGAAGAIEAISVILSMEHGIVPPTINHTTVDENIDPELNLTLNKAQKRDVKVAMSNTFGFGGHNACVVFKKID is encoded by the coding sequence ATGGAGATAAAGCGAGTTGTAGTCACAGGCTTAGGGGCTTTAACACCTATAGGTAATACCAAAGATGAATTTTGGGAAGGGCTTATTAGTGGTAAAAGTGGTGCTGCGCCTATAACATATTATGATACCGAGAAGTTTAAAACCAAATTCGCTTGCGAATTAAAAGGTTTTAATGCAACTGATTTTCTTGAGAGAAAAGAGGCTCGTAAGATGGATAAATTTGCGCAGTATGCTATGATAGCCTCAGATGAAGCTATTGTAGATGCTAAATTAAATCTAGACGAGGTAAATAAGTTGCGTGTAGGTGTTATATGGGGAACAGGAATTGGAGGTTTAGAGACCTTTCAGCAAGAAGTTTTAAACTTTGCTGAAGGTAATGGAACTCCAAGGTTTAATCCATTCTTTATCCCGAAAATGATTGCAGATATTGCACCAGCCAATATTTCCATAAAACATGGATTTATGGGGCCAAATTACACAACGGTTTCTGCGTGTGCTTCTTCTGCAAACGCTATGTTTGATGCTTTAAACTCGATACGTTTAGGGTATTGTGATGTAGTTGTTACAGGAGGAAGTGAAGCAGCAGTTACTATTGCTGGAATGGGTGGTTTTAATGCCATGCATGCATTATCTACTAGAAATGAAAGTCCGGAAACGGCTTCAAGACCATTTGATGGAACCAGAGATGGTTTTGTTTTAGGCGAAGGAGCAGGCGCTTTAGTTTTAGAAGAGTACGAGCATGCAAAAGCAAGAGGAGCAAAAATATATGCCGAAGTTGCTGGAGGAGGATTATCTTCTGATGCACATCATATGACGGCTCCACATCCAGAAGGTGTTGGTGTTGTTGAGGTCATGAAAAATTGTTTAGAAAATGCCAAGCTTAAACCAGAAGATGTAGACCATATAAATACACATGGAACTTCTACCCCTTTAGGGGATGTGGCTGAGCTTAAAGCCATTTCTAAAGTTTTTGGAAATCACGCTAAGAATATAAATATCAATTCAACAAAATCAATGACTGGGCACTTACTAGGTGCTGCTGGGGCTATTGAAGCTATTTCGGTTATATTGTCAATGGAACACGGTATTGTACCTCCAACAATTAATCATACTACAGTAGATGAAAACATTGATCCTGAACTAAATTTAACCTTAAACAAGGCTCAAAAGCGAGACGTTAAAGTAGCAATGAGTAATACATTTGGATTTGGCGGACACAATGCGTGTGTTGTATTCAAGAAAATAGACTGA
- the pyk gene encoding pyruvate kinase, which produces MSTTKKTKIVATLGPATSTKEVLKGMLEQGANVFRINFSHADYSDVTDRIKMIRELNEEFGFTAAILADLQGPKLRVGVMKEEVVVHPDDEIVFATGERFEGTKERVYMTYERFPQDAKPGERILLDDGKLIFEVVSTNKKDEVVARVIQGGPLKSKKGVNLPNTNISQPALTEKDIEDAVFAIGQNVDWIALSFVRHAEDLMQLRDLINKHSEHKIPIIAKIEKPEAVENIDKIVTHCDGIMVARGDLGVEVPAEEVPLIQKQLVLRAKKARIPVIIATQMMETMISSLTPTRAEVNDVANSVMDGADAVMLSGETSVGSYPIEVIKQMSDILKSVENSNLIKVPQLPPHIRTNRYITKSICYHAANMANEISAKAISTLTNSGYTAFQISAWRPSCHILVFTSNKRILTRLSLLWGVRAFYYDKFVSTDETIEDVNAIACKMGYLEEGDMLISLAAMPIKDRGMVNTLRVTEIDTCNF; this is translated from the coding sequence ATGTCAACAACAAAAAAAACTAAAATAGTAGCAACATTAGGACCAGCTACAAGTACAAAAGAAGTTTTAAAAGGAATGCTTGAACAAGGCGCCAATGTATTTAGAATAAACTTTTCTCATGCCGATTATAGTGATGTTACTGATCGTATTAAAATGATACGAGAATTAAATGAAGAGTTTGGTTTCACGGCTGCTATTTTAGCAGATTTACAAGGCCCTAAACTTCGTGTTGGTGTTATGAAAGAAGAAGTTGTTGTGCATCCTGATGATGAAATCGTATTTGCCACAGGCGAGCGTTTTGAAGGGACAAAAGAGCGCGTTTATATGACGTATGAAAGGTTTCCGCAAGATGCAAAGCCAGGAGAACGTATTCTTTTAGATGATGGAAAATTAATTTTCGAAGTTGTTTCAACTAACAAAAAAGATGAAGTTGTTGCTCGCGTTATTCAAGGGGGCCCACTTAAATCTAAAAAAGGAGTAAACCTTCCTAATACAAATATTTCGCAACCAGCTTTAACAGAAAAAGATATTGAAGATGCTGTTTTTGCCATTGGCCAAAATGTAGATTGGATTGCTTTATCATTTGTGCGTCATGCGGAAGATTTAATGCAACTGCGTGATTTAATAAATAAACACAGTGAGCACAAAATCCCAATTATAGCTAAAATTGAAAAGCCAGAAGCTGTAGAAAATATTGATAAAATTGTAACGCATTGCGACGGTATTATGGTAGCTCGTGGTGATTTAGGCGTGGAGGTTCCTGCAGAGGAAGTACCGCTTATTCAAAAACAATTGGTATTACGCGCTAAAAAAGCGAGAATTCCAGTGATTATAGCTACTCAAATGATGGAGACTATGATTTCTAGTTTAACACCAACAAGAGCTGAGGTCAACGATGTTGCAAATTCGGTTATGGATGGTGCTGATGCTGTTATGTTATCTGGCGAAACATCAGTTGGTAGTTATCCTATAGAAGTTATTAAGCAAATGTCGGATATACTTAAAAGTGTAGAGAACTCAAACTTAATTAAAGTGCCTCAATTACCACCTCATATCCGTACCAATCGTTATATAACAAAATCTATTTGTTATCATGCGGCCAATATGGCAAATGAAATTAGTGCAAAAGCTATATCAACATTAACAAATAGTGGATATACGGCATTTCAAATATCTGCATGGAGACCGTCATGTCATATTTTAGTTTTTACTTCAAACAAGCGTATATTAACACGCCTCAGTTTACTTTGGGGGGTTCGTGCTTTTTACTATGATAAATTTGTAAGTACGGACGAAACTATTGAGGATGTGAACGCTATTGCTTGCAAAATGGGATATCTAGAAGAAGGCGATATGCTTATTAGTTTAGCGGCCATGCCTATCAAGGATAGAGGGATGGTAAATACATTACGTGTTACTGAAATAGACACCTGTAATTTTTAA
- a CDS encoding acyl carrier protein, translated as MSDIASRVKAIIVDKLGVDENEVVTEASFTNDLGADSLDTVELIMEFEKEFDIQIPDDQAENIATVGQAISYIEEAK; from the coding sequence ATGTCAGACATTGCATCAAGAGTAAAAGCGATTATCGTAGACAAATTGGGAGTTGATGAGAACGAAGTTGTAACAGAAGCAAGCTTCACAAACGATTTAGGAGCGGACTCATTAGATACTGTTGAATTAATAATGGAATTCGAAAAAGAATTCGATATTCAAATACCAGACGATCAAGCTGAAAACATTGCTACAGTTGGTCAAGCTATTTCTTATATAGAAGAAGCAAAATAA
- a CDS encoding PfkB family carbohydrate kinase, with protein MSKLVIVGTVAFDAIETPFGKTDKILGGAATYIGLSASQFNVNSAIVSIAGDDFPQDYLDLLSNKNIDISGIEIVKEGKTFFWSGRYHNDMNSRDTLVTELNTLADFNPVVPENYRDAEIVMLGNLHPLVQQSVLDQMTAKPKLVVLDTMNFWMDCALEDLHNVIKNVDVITINDEEARQLTGEYSLVVAARKIHDMGPKYVVIKKGEHGALLFHNDNVFYAPALPLEEVFDPTGAGDTFAGGFAGYIAKTGDTSFENMKNAIIYGSTLASFCVEKFGTERMEDLSSEEVHKRLLQFKQLTQFEIELT; from the coding sequence ATGAGTAAATTAGTAATAGTTGGCACAGTAGCATTTGATGCTATTGAAACGCCTTTCGGTAAAACCGATAAAATTTTGGGCGGTGCCGCAACTTACATTGGTTTATCAGCTTCGCAATTTAATGTAAACTCTGCAATAGTATCTATTGCAGGTGATGATTTTCCTCAAGATTATTTAGATTTATTATCAAATAAAAACATAGACATTTCGGGTATTGAAATAGTTAAAGAGGGAAAAACATTTTTTTGGAGCGGACGTTATCATAACGATATGAATTCTCGTGATACTTTAGTTACAGAATTAAATACGCTTGCCGATTTTAACCCTGTCGTTCCGGAAAATTATCGAGATGCTGAAATTGTCATGCTAGGAAACTTACACCCTTTAGTGCAACAAAGCGTTTTAGATCAAATGACAGCAAAGCCTAAATTAGTTGTTTTAGACACTATGAATTTTTGGATGGATTGTGCTTTGGAAGATTTACATAACGTTATTAAAAACGTAGATGTCATTACCATAAATGATGAAGAAGCCAGACAATTAACAGGAGAATATTCCTTAGTTGTTGCCGCAAGGAAAATTCATGATATGGGACCCAAATATGTAGTCATTAAAAAGGGAGAACATGGTGCTTTATTGTTTCATAATGACAATGTGTTTTATGCACCTGCTTTACCTTTAGAAGAAGTTTTCGATCCAACAGGAGCTGGAGATACTTTTGCAGGAGGCTTTGCCGGATATATTGCAAAAACAGGAGACACCTCTTTTGAAAACATGAAAAACGCCATAATATATGGTTCTACTTTAGCATCGTTTTGCGTAGAGAAATTCGGAACCGAGCGTATGGAAGATTTATCAAGTGAAGAAGTTCATAAGCGGCTGTTGCAGTTTAAGCAACTAACGCAATTTGAAATAGAATTAACATAA
- the rnc gene encoding ribonuclease III produces the protein MKNIRNILNSRFKRNGNFFMKLTKILGFKPKHIKFYKTAFTHRSMNIRDSKGNAINYERLEFLGDATLSAVIASHLYLEVPSGDEGYLTKMRSKIVSREHLNELGKDLNLIGLVESKIPPGQFGDNIHGNIFEALVGAIFLDKGYKACEKFIYKRVITPYVDIETLEGKVISYKSLLIEWCQKEKKAFRYNVYEDTGNDEVRHFSVKLSIDEKIVAKARATSKKKAEEKASKRAFFAFQSRMSKMI, from the coding sequence ATGAAAAACATTCGTAACATATTAAATTCCCGTTTTAAACGCAACGGGAATTTTTTTATGAAATTAACTAAAATCCTCGGGTTTAAACCTAAACATATTAAATTCTACAAAACGGCATTCACACACCGATCAATGAATATAAGGGATAGTAAAGGGAATGCTATTAATTATGAACGCTTAGAGTTTTTGGGAGATGCTACTTTGAGTGCAGTAATTGCATCACATTTATATTTAGAAGTGCCAAGTGGCGATGAAGGTTATTTAACTAAAATGCGTTCTAAAATTGTAAGTAGAGAGCATTTGAATGAACTAGGGAAAGACTTGAATTTAATAGGTTTAGTAGAGAGCAAAATTCCTCCAGGGCAGTTTGGAGACAATATTCACGGTAATATTTTTGAAGCTTTAGTCGGTGCTATTTTTCTTGATAAAGGCTATAAGGCTTGCGAAAAGTTTATATATAAACGTGTTATTACTCCCTATGTAGATATTGAAACCTTAGAAGGTAAAGTTATTAGTTATAAAAGTTTGCTTATTGAATGGTGCCAAAAAGAAAAGAAAGCATTTCGTTATAATGTATATGAAGATACGGGTAATGATGAGGTTCGGCATTTTTCGGTAAAATTATCTATAGATGAAAAAATTGTTGCAAAAGCACGGGCAACATCAAAGAAAAAAGCAGAAGAAAAAGCTTCAAAACGTGCTTTTTTTGCATTCCAAAGCAGGATGTCTAAAATGATTTAA
- the dinB gene encoding DNA polymerase IV, with the protein MSGDLPIRKIIHVDMDAFYASVEQMDNPDLKGKPLAVGGGGKRGVISAASYEARKFGVKSAMAGNLASKLCPDLIFVRPRFDRYSEISKKVKRIFYDYTDLVEPLSLDEAYLDVTENKKGNPSASLIAEEIRERIFKEVGLTASAGISINKFIAKIASDYNKPNGQKTVNPEEVIKFLEQLDIRKFYGVGKVTAEKMYQKGIFTGLDLKGKSLEYLDENFGKSGRYYYYVVRGVHNSEVKPNRIRKSLAAERTFSENLSSEVFMLEKLEHIAEEVSRRLNKSNVAGKTVTLKIKYSDFTLQTRSKTLPYFISDKSIILETAKDLLYQEKLNNSVRLLGISMSNLNTETKKKPEQKSVSVQLKFKF; encoded by the coding sequence ATGTCTGGCGATTTACCAATACGAAAAATCATACACGTAGATATGGATGCATTTTACGCATCTGTTGAGCAAATGGATAACCCTGATCTTAAAGGGAAGCCTCTTGCTGTTGGCGGTGGCGGTAAACGAGGTGTTATTAGCGCTGCCAGTTATGAGGCTAGAAAATTTGGCGTAAAAAGTGCTATGGCTGGTAATTTAGCTTCTAAATTATGTCCAGATTTGATTTTTGTAAGACCGCGTTTTGATAGGTATAGTGAAATTTCTAAAAAAGTTAAACGTATCTTTTATGATTATACCGATTTGGTAGAACCACTTTCTCTAGATGAAGCTTATTTAGATGTTACTGAAAACAAAAAGGGCAACCCAAGTGCCTCTTTAATCGCAGAAGAGATTCGTGAACGTATTTTTAAAGAAGTTGGCTTAACCGCTTCGGCTGGTATTTCCATTAATAAATTTATTGCCAAGATAGCAAGCGATTATAACAAACCTAACGGACAGAAAACTGTAAACCCTGAAGAAGTCATTAAATTTTTAGAACAGTTAGACATCAGGAAATTTTATGGTGTGGGTAAAGTGACCGCAGAAAAAATGTATCAAAAAGGCATTTTTACAGGTCTGGATTTAAAAGGAAAATCACTTGAATATCTCGATGAAAACTTTGGAAAATCCGGACGCTATTATTACTATGTGGTTAGAGGTGTTCATAATAGCGAGGTAAAACCTAACAGAATACGAAAATCGTTGGCTGCCGAACGTACATTTAGCGAAAATTTATCGAGTGAAGTTTTTATGCTTGAAAAGCTTGAACATATTGCTGAAGAGGTTTCACGACGTTTAAATAAAAGTAACGTAGCGGGGAAAACAGTCACACTAAAAATAAAGTATAGTGATTTCACATTGCAAACCAGAAGTAAAACATTGCCATATTTTATAAGTGACAAAAGTATCATTCTAGAAACTGCTAAGGATTTGTTATATCAGGAAAAGTTGAATAATTCGGTGCGCTTATTAGGTATTTCAATGTCTAATTTAAATACCGAAACCAAGAAAAAACCTGAGCAAAAAAGCGTGAGTGTACAGTTGAAGTTTAAGTTTTAA
- the purN gene encoding phosphoribosylglycinamide formyltransferase, which produces MKRIVIFASGSGTNAENLIKFFHNSDNASVIQILTNNPHAKVLDRAKKLKVSALSFNRIALTKKDDVLNILKASQPDLIILAGFLWKFPESILKVFPNKVINVHPALLPKYGGKGMYGMYVHEAVVANNEIETGITIHYVNEHYDEGAIIFQAKCDVNASDTPEDVAEKIHELEMEHFPKVVEKLLFENN; this is translated from the coding sequence ATGAAACGTATTGTAATTTTTGCGTCCGGAAGTGGTACTAATGCTGAAAATTTAATTAAGTTTTTTCACAACAGCGATAATGCGTCTGTTATTCAAATCCTTACTAACAATCCTCATGCCAAAGTTTTAGATCGCGCTAAAAAACTAAAAGTGAGCGCCTTGTCTTTCAATAGAATAGCACTTACAAAAAAAGATGACGTATTAAATATCTTGAAGGCATCTCAACCAGATTTAATTATCCTCGCTGGGTTTTTATGGAAATTTCCTGAATCTATTTTAAAAGTCTTTCCAAATAAAGTCATTAATGTACATCCTGCTTTATTACCTAAATATGGTGGTAAAGGTATGTATGGTATGTATGTGCATGAAGCTGTTGTTGCTAATAATGAAATCGAGACAGGTATTACCATACATTATGTAAACGAACATTATGATGAAGGGGCTATTATTTTTCAGGCTAAATGTGATGTTAATGCTTCTGACACTCCTGAAGATGTCGCTGAAAAAATTCATGAATTAGAAATGGAACATTTCCCTAAAGTGGTTGAAAAGTTGTTATTTGAAAATAATTAA
- a CDS encoding ribonuclease H family protein, with translation MSKKKKKYYTVWKGHHTGVFESWNDCKAQIKDFQGAQYKSFSTFEAAKKALKGNYKDYIGKSSKFKSELSKEQLKKIGLPNYNSISVDAASSGNPGKMEYRGVDTKTKKQLFIQGPFEEGTNNIGEFLAIVHGLALLKKNNSDRILYTDSKTAMSWVKKKNCNTKLERNKKNKALFELIDRAIDWLKNNTYKTIVVKWETKAWGEIPADFGRK, from the coding sequence ATGTCAAAGAAAAAAAAGAAATATTATACTGTTTGGAAAGGACATCACACAGGTGTTTTTGAATCTTGGAATGATTGTAAAGCGCAAATAAAAGACTTTCAAGGTGCCCAATATAAATCGTTTTCAACATTTGAAGCCGCAAAAAAAGCTTTGAAGGGAAATTATAAGGATTATATTGGAAAATCTTCAAAGTTTAAAAGTGAACTTTCTAAAGAACAATTAAAAAAAATAGGACTACCTAATTACAACTCTATTTCAGTGGACGCTGCTTCGAGTGGAAACCCAGGGAAAATGGAGTATCGTGGTGTTGACACTAAAACTAAAAAGCAACTCTTTATTCAAGGGCCTTTTGAAGAAGGGACGAATAACATAGGTGAGTTTTTAGCTATTGTACATGGTTTGGCTTTACTTAAAAAAAACAACAGTGATCGTATTTTATACACCGATTCTAAAACAGCCATGAGCTGGGTAAAAAAGAAAAACTGTAATACTAAATTAGAGCGGAATAAAAAAAATAAAGCCCTTTTTGAATTAATTGATAGAGCTATTGATTGGTTAAAAAACAACACCTATAAAACCATTGTTGTAAAATGGGAAACAAAAGCATGGGGGGAAATTCCTGCAGATTTTGGAAGGAAATAA
- a CDS encoding YciI family protein translates to MKHLIIPVFLACVLFSCKEGAKASMSDIKENTSEVIEEQVDSIIEVVEAPIKKTTKQIKEELTAKGFKVFDYVDEKTQDTVLMQQYFMAFLKTGPIRGQNEEETALLQKEHLAHLTKMYELGYADISGPFGDDGSIRGITIYNVPTLKMADSLANSDPMVKAGRLEIEIHPWWAGKGFPLR, encoded by the coding sequence ATGAAGCATTTAATAATACCAGTATTTTTAGCATGTGTTCTTTTTTCGTGTAAAGAAGGCGCAAAAGCATCTATGTCCGACATTAAAGAAAACACTTCAGAAGTTATAGAGGAACAAGTAGATTCAATAATAGAAGTGGTCGAAGCCCCTATTAAAAAAACAACTAAACAAATTAAAGAAGAGCTTACGGCAAAGGGCTTTAAGGTATTTGATTATGTTGATGAAAAGACGCAAGACACTGTTTTAATGCAGCAATATTTTATGGCATTTTTAAAAACAGGACCTATTAGAGGGCAAAATGAAGAAGAAACAGCCTTATTACAAAAAGAACATTTAGCACATTTAACGAAAATGTATGAGTTGGGATATGCGGATATTTCTGGTCCTTTTGGTGATGACGGCTCTATTCGCGGAATTACTATTTATAATGTACCAACATTAAAAATGGCCGATAGTTTAGCAAACTCAGATCCTATGGTAAAAGCGGGACGCTTAGAAATTGAAATACATCCATGGTGGGCAGGAAAAGGGTTTCCTTTGCGATAG
- a CDS encoding CYTH domain-containing protein, with translation MIEIERKFLVTSHAYKDEAYKSTRIIQGFLNTHKKRTVRVRLKGNIGYITVKGQSSEDGLSRFEWEKEISKAEAKSLLNVCESGVIDKVRYEVKIKNHIFEIDEFFGDNEGLVIAEVELGSENETFETPYWLGKEVTGHIKYYNSQLSKQPYKTW, from the coding sequence ATGATAGAAATAGAACGTAAATTTTTAGTGACATCCCATGCTTATAAAGATGAAGCATATAAGAGTACTAGAATTATTCAAGGTTTTTTAAACACTCATAAAAAGCGTACGGTTCGAGTTAGGTTGAAAGGCAATATAGGCTATATAACAGTTAAAGGGCAATCATCAGAGGATGGGCTATCACGATTTGAATGGGAAAAAGAAATATCTAAAGCCGAAGCGAAATCACTTTTAAATGTTTGTGAGTCAGGGGTTATTGATAAAGTTCGTTATGAAGTGAAGATTAAAAACCATATTTTTGAAATAGATGAATTTTTTGGCGATAATGAAGGATTAGTTATTGCAGAAGTTGAATTAGGAAGTGAAAATGAAACTTTCGAAACACCTTATTGGTTAGGTAAAGAAGTTACAGGGCATATAAAATATTACAATTCACAATTAAGTAAACAACCATATAAAACTTGGTAA
- a CDS encoding IPExxxVDY family protein, whose product MAVHKLILDDVFEEDFCTLIAIHCTLEDYRLAYLLNKYLGISLTRSPLDLDYQNEKSTYSLFEWEDSKQQTIWSLVSNVCKTEEYRQRKNESLFDSQEKIIRTAYLIPEYKTVNYFLKIDNEINFSKEKYILNNVLKAPQIATAYSIDINQLKSKDNLIFN is encoded by the coding sequence ATGGCTGTACACAAACTTATTTTAGATGATGTTTTTGAAGAAGATTTTTGTACTTTAATAGCAATTCATTGTACACTTGAAGATTATCGTTTAGCGTATCTCTTAAATAAATATTTAGGAATAAGCCTTACTAGAAGTCCATTAGATTTGGATTACCAAAATGAAAAATCAACGTATTCACTTTTTGAATGGGAAGATAGTAAACAGCAAACGATATGGAGTTTAGTTTCTAATGTTTGTAAAACAGAAGAGTATAGACAACGAAAGAATGAATCATTATTTGATTCTCAAGAAAAAATCATTAGAACAGCATATTTAATACCAGAATATAAAACGGTTAATTATTTTTTAAAAATAGATAATGAAATCAATTTTAGTAAAGAAAAATATATTCTAAATAATGTACTAAAAGCACCACAAATTGCCACAGCTTACAGTATTGATATCAATCAATTAAAATCTAAAGACAATTTAATTTTTAACTAA